A section of the Bacillus sp. HSf4 genome encodes:
- a CDS encoding Virginiamycin B lyase, which translates to MQVSINEYPVPDLASGPYGIASCTDGHIWFTEQKGNRIGRMKPSGEMIEYAVPTANAGVSIIVQGTDGNLWFTEYKAGKIGTITAQGVIAEYPLPAGAAPFGVAEGPDGAIWYTDMGNHQIGRMSPSGHVTQYGLPSPGSFPSFIVKGSDGALWFTQNQSNSIGRITVNGDISEYPIPKTQSGPVGITSGPDGALWFTEINGNQIGRITASGTISEFQIPSENARPHAITAGGDGALWFTEWGTGQIGRITVDGKITEYPIPTKHSEPHGIAAGPDKSIWFAEECGQIGRITF; encoded by the coding sequence ATGCAGGTCAGCATAAATGAATATCCGGTTCCGGATCTTGCATCAGGTCCGTATGGAATCGCTTCATGTACGGACGGACATATTTGGTTTACGGAGCAAAAGGGAAATCGGATCGGCAGGATGAAGCCTTCCGGAGAAATGATAGAATACGCTGTTCCGACTGCGAATGCAGGCGTGTCGATTATCGTTCAGGGGACAGACGGCAATCTATGGTTTACAGAATATAAAGCGGGCAAAATCGGGACCATCACGGCTCAAGGCGTGATCGCCGAATACCCCCTTCCGGCCGGAGCGGCGCCGTTTGGGGTCGCTGAAGGACCAGACGGCGCCATCTGGTATACGGATATGGGGAATCATCAAATCGGCAGGATGTCGCCATCGGGGCATGTTACACAGTATGGGCTGCCAAGTCCGGGATCATTCCCTTCGTTTATTGTGAAAGGGTCTGACGGAGCGCTTTGGTTTACACAGAATCAAAGCAATTCGATCGGCCGGATCACGGTGAACGGAGATATTTCTGAATACCCGATTCCGAAGACGCAATCCGGTCCTGTCGGCATCACATCGGGCCCTGACGGAGCATTGTGGTTTACGGAAATTAACGGAAATCAAATCGGAAGGATCACTGCATCCGGAACCATCAGCGAATTTCAGATTCCATCCGAAAATGCCCGCCCCCATGCGATTACTGCCGGCGGAGACGGGGCGCTGTGGTTTACGGAATGGGGAACCGGTCAAATCGGACGAATCACAGTGGATGGAAAAATAACAGAATATCCGATTCCGACGAAGCACTCCGAGCCCCACGGCATTGCTGCCGGACCTGACAAATCGATCTGGTTTGCAGAAGAGTGCGGCCAAATCGGCCGGATCACGTTTTAA
- the chbG gene encoding chitin disaccharide deacetylase, translating into MKKLIINADDFGYSRGVNYGIIDAHKLGILTSATLMTNMPGAGHAARLARESPELGVGVHLVLTCGRPLLPGHRTIVDARGNFRDLAFYQGAYTIDADEVYDEWKAQIEKCLAFGLEPDHLDSHHHINRYPQISEVFLALAKEYRLPVRHNIETDVLREKNVNTTDFFATVLETALKDDEAIAGLFQHHDTVEVMTHPAYLDKELLAGSSYTYPRVDELEFLIDPDVVLRLRTLADVQLVPFRNLT; encoded by the coding sequence ATGAAAAAGTTAATCATCAATGCTGATGATTTTGGTTATTCAAGAGGTGTGAATTACGGAATTATCGATGCCCATAAGCTGGGAATACTGACATCGGCCACATTAATGACGAATATGCCGGGTGCAGGTCATGCCGCCCGCTTGGCCCGTGAATCTCCCGAGTTGGGAGTCGGCGTTCATCTGGTTCTCACTTGCGGGAGGCCGCTTTTGCCCGGTCATCGGACCATTGTCGATGCGCGGGGAAACTTTCGCGATCTCGCCTTTTATCAAGGCGCATATACGATAGATGCTGATGAAGTGTACGACGAATGGAAAGCGCAGATTGAAAAATGCCTTGCTTTTGGCCTTGAGCCCGACCATTTGGACAGCCATCATCACATCAATCGTTATCCGCAGATTTCCGAGGTGTTTTTGGCGCTTGCCAAAGAGTACCGCCTGCCGGTCAGACATAATATCGAGACAGACGTTTTACGAGAAAAAAATGTGAATACCACAGACTTTTTCGCGACGGTTCTCGAAACCGCTTTAAAGGATGATGAAGCTATTGCAGGGCTGTTTCAACACCATGATACAGTTGAGGTCATGACACACCCTGCTTATCTCGATAAGGAGCTGTTGGCGGGCTCTTCCTACACTTATCCGCGGGTCGATGAACTTGAATTTTTAATCGATCCGGATGTCGTCCTCCGTTTGCGGACGCTTGCAGATGTCCAGCTTGTACCTTTCAGAAATCTGACATAA
- the mmuM gene encoding homocysteine S-methyltransferase → MNPIQSILNQFPLIILDGAMATELERHGCDLNDSLWSAKILIENPGLIKQVHADYFSAGADCAITASYQSTIAGFLKRGLSEEEALHLIKESVRLATEARDEFWSLPENRNGRPKPLVAASVGPYGAFLADGSEYRGDYGVSEDELVDFHRPRMRALIDAGADILACETIPCLQEARAIVKLLKEFPQTYAWISFSAKDGHLISDGTPAAECAEWLDRQEQVAAAGINCTPLEHIPSLISEMKKHTDKPLIAYPNSGEAYDPETKTWHGPACSESFGDSARLWYDSGARLIGGCCRTSPEDINAVAEWARKLEV, encoded by the coding sequence ATGAATCCCATCCAGTCAATCTTGAATCAATTCCCGCTCATCATCCTTGACGGTGCAATGGCCACAGAGCTTGAACGCCATGGCTGTGATTTGAATGACAGTCTGTGGTCTGCCAAAATCCTGATCGAAAATCCCGGCCTTATCAAACAGGTGCATGCGGATTACTTCAGCGCGGGGGCAGATTGCGCGATAACCGCCAGCTACCAATCTACCATTGCAGGCTTTCTAAAGCGCGGTCTGAGCGAAGAAGAAGCGCTTCACCTGATAAAAGAGTCCGTCCGGCTTGCCACCGAAGCGCGGGATGAATTTTGGTCTCTTCCTGAAAATCGGAACGGCAGACCGAAGCCGCTGGTTGCCGCTTCAGTAGGCCCTTACGGCGCTTTTCTTGCCGATGGTTCAGAGTACAGGGGGGATTACGGCGTATCCGAGGACGAATTAGTCGATTTCCACAGACCTCGCATGAGAGCGCTGATTGATGCGGGCGCCGACATTTTGGCCTGTGAAACGATCCCGTGTCTTCAAGAAGCGAGAGCCATCGTCAAGCTATTAAAAGAATTCCCCCAAACGTATGCGTGGATCAGCTTCAGTGCAAAAGACGGCCACCTCATCAGCGACGGAACGCCTGCCGCCGAATGCGCCGAATGGCTTGACCGGCAAGAACAAGTCGCCGCGGCGGGAATCAACTGTACGCCGCTCGAACACATTCCATCACTGATCAGTGAAATGAAAAAGCATACGGATAAACCGCTCATCGCCTATCCGAACTCCGGGGAAGCGTACGATCCCGAAACGAAAACATGGCATGGTCCCGCGTGCAGCGAATCATTCGGAGACAGCGCCCGCCTCTGGTACGACTCAGGCGCACGGCTGATCGGCGGCTGCTGCCGGACAAGCCCGGAAGACATCAATGCTGTTGCCGAATGGGCAAGAAAGTTGGAGGTATGA
- the mmuP gene encoding S-methylmethionine permease codes for MEQSNSNHQNFQRKMQSRHLVMLSLGGVIGTGLFLSSGYTISQAGPAGTILAYLVGALIVYLVMLCLGELSVAMPVTGSFHMYAAKFIGPGTGFTVAWLYWLTWAVALGSEFTAAGLLMQRWFPHTSVWMWSAVFAALIFLLNAFSVKFFAESEFWFSSIKVLAILLFIILGGSAIFGVIPLQNGDSAPLLSNFSGEGGLFPNGMLPIFMAMLSVNFAFSGTELIGIAAGESADPEKNIPKAIKTTIWRLVLFFIGTIFVLSCLIPIKEAGVVKSPFVVVFDRIGVPFAADIMNFVILTALLSAANSGLYACSRMLWSLSKENTLHPAFRKLTSKGIPFNALIFSMIGGILSLLSSVFAPDSVYIVLVSISGFAVVVVWMSIAASQYMFRRRFLSEGNNADALKYRTPLYPAVPIAAFLLCLASCIGIAFDPNQRIALFCGVPFMAACYLIYYVKNGKKHPENIDEKKNIQKSTPI; via the coding sequence ATGGAACAATCAAACAGCAATCATCAGAACTTTCAAAGAAAAATGCAAAGCAGACACCTTGTGATGCTCTCATTGGGCGGTGTCATCGGAACAGGACTTTTCTTAAGCTCAGGCTATACAATTTCCCAGGCCGGGCCGGCCGGGACGATTTTGGCTTACTTGGTCGGCGCCCTGATCGTCTACCTTGTCATGCTTTGTCTCGGCGAATTATCGGTCGCAATGCCTGTCACAGGGTCGTTTCATATGTATGCCGCCAAATTCATCGGCCCCGGCACGGGATTCACGGTCGCCTGGCTTTACTGGCTGACCTGGGCCGTCGCCCTCGGCTCGGAATTCACCGCAGCCGGATTATTGATGCAGCGCTGGTTCCCGCATACTTCAGTCTGGATGTGGAGCGCCGTTTTCGCCGCCTTGATTTTCCTGTTGAATGCTTTCTCAGTGAAATTTTTCGCCGAGTCGGAATTTTGGTTTTCCAGCATTAAAGTGTTAGCCATTTTATTGTTTATTATTTTAGGCGGTTCAGCGATATTCGGCGTTATTCCCTTACAAAATGGCGATTCCGCCCCGCTGTTATCAAACTTTTCCGGAGAAGGCGGACTATTTCCAAACGGTATGCTTCCCATTTTTATGGCGATGCTTTCTGTGAATTTTGCCTTTTCAGGAACGGAATTGATCGGGATCGCGGCCGGGGAAAGCGCCGACCCGGAAAAAAACATTCCCAAAGCCATCAAAACAACGATTTGGAGGCTGGTGCTTTTCTTCATCGGTACGATCTTCGTGCTCTCATGCCTGATTCCGATAAAAGAAGCCGGCGTCGTCAAAAGCCCTTTCGTGGTTGTCTTTGACCGCATCGGCGTGCCATTTGCCGCTGATATCATGAACTTTGTCATTCTGACGGCTTTGCTTTCCGCGGCCAATTCAGGCTTATACGCCTGTTCCCGGATGCTGTGGTCGCTCTCCAAAGAAAACACGCTCCATCCTGCTTTTCGGAAGCTGACGTCAAAGGGGATACCGTTTAACGCACTGATCTTCAGCATGATCGGAGGAATTTTATCGCTTCTTTCGAGCGTCTTTGCTCCCGACTCGGTTTACATTGTCCTTGTGTCGATTTCAGGGTTTGCCGTGGTTGTTGTCTGGATGAGTATCGCTGCCTCACAATACATGTTTCGCAGACGCTTTTTATCTGAAGGAAACAACGCAGACGCTTTAAAGTACAGGACACCGCTTTATCCGGCCGTGCCGATTGCCGCATTTCTCTTGTGCCTGGCGTCCTGCATCGGCATCGCCTTTGATCCGAACCAGCGGATCGCCCTTTTTTGCGGTGTGCCTTTTATGGCGGCATGCTACTTGATTTATTACGTCAAAAATGGGAAAAAACATCCCGAAAATATAGATGAGAAAAAGAACATTCAAAAAAGCACGCCCATCTGA